From the Helicoverpa zea isolate HzStark_Cry1AcR chromosome 27, ilHelZeax1.1, whole genome shotgun sequence genome, the window acttgggctatagtgatgggatgctaatggactaggaatggggaaactatgggaactatggcacctgtcgatgacaatgtattagatacgtatgtaaaaatggcaggtggagactcgccagctcacttactgggccaaTGGAATCAGTCGctggaacctacagtttaacatcccctctaaataacggtcattggtatccaaaatatacgtagaaagtacatacgaacttagaagagttgcattggcaggtacttgccagacctggaatcaaagacgcacgctcatacttgagagattggttctctacccactaaacaaccacgacttccactaagtcatcacgactgtgtcatctcagtaacatttaatgtttttttacgtaataatacgtgtaatatttttgccacacacaacttacatgaggactaattagaatcactacttttatccctatggtcacgtctattgcggttcagttctcagcgttttgtttagtctgctgtgcttttgccgttgaagtacaaaaattaaatatatggaacgtttctaatggctatgcgtattccgtggttttcaagtcaacgggcccttaaaattcaatatcagacgactcagatctttgattttgctgaccccgtactcgctggcataagggacaggatccgcgtacgaagtcgcgggcagaagctagtactacaTATTTGCTCATTCTATTCACGACGCAACCTAACAATTTTGAAGACTCCCCATAACACCCATCTTATCCCATATCCTTTGACCAGTACCATCTCAAATCAAAACCATTCAGGAGAGGGGTGCAGACATACAAAAGAAAACTCTTCAAGTTTTCgtttttcaaaacaaactacATTTCAGTAAGTAATTTACAACAATATTACCTTGgcgtttgaaaataaaagattttctaatatatttttttacagcaaTTAGGAGAGCTTTAGAGATCAACATCTATGTAGTGTGAACTGGTTTGCTAGTAGGGAGAAGGTGTCTGACCTGTCGGGTCGCTCGTAGTAGGGCTCCGGGCAGGGCGGCGACGCGACGCCGCTGGCGGCCGGGTACCGACACTCGCCGTTAGACGAGTACGAGTACTCCTGTACAACACAACCACAGTTTACTTCAAACCCTTCTGGATATCATTTTCATCAATAAGTAAATCTCAAAAAAATCTGCACCTGTTTGGTAAGTCCAGTGCCATTACAAGACACGTAAGTAATTCTTTTTAATCATGGTTTGGAAGAGATTTGAACTGTGATTATAGTAAGACACACGAAGCTCAAttagtgagtgagtgagtgactCACCTTGACACTCTGCGCGGACAGCGAGTGCCGCAGCGAGCCGGCGTCGGGCGAGCGCGCCTGCAACACACACGCGGCTTACACACAACACACGAGACACACATTAGTGAATGTGTGTGAGTATGGGATAGAGTATGAGTGAGTGTGTGAGTGAGAATGGGTGAATGTGTGAGTGAGTTTGGGTGAGTATGTAAGTGAGTTTGGGTGAAGGTTTGAGTGAGTTTGGGTGAGTGTATGGGTGAGTGAGTGTCGATGAGTATGTGAGTGCGGGTGAGTGTGTGAGTGTGGGCGGGTGGTTGTGCACTGACCTCGATGTGCGAGCGCGTCATGGCGGGATGGTCGTAGCGCTCGTCGGCGTCGGGCGACGCGGCGGGGGGGGCGCGCCGCGGGGGGGAGCGCGGACACTGAACACACACATACACGCTTACTACATTACCACTAGTTGTTGTACAACATAACAAGTGCTAAACCGAACCCGAGTTGCTCGAAAGCTGCATCAAATGTGCCAATTTAAAAATGTGGTGCAAATAAATGGGTATATGCCAATGATCTAAATGTGACATAATTCATATATTTAAGTGCGCAGTAAGGACTAAAATTTTTCAttgtacataattttgaaattcagggTGACAAAATTGCAGTTTTTAAGTTAATCACTGGTTCAAACGCCACCAGAACAACCTACCCGAACCTGTCATATTTACTAATCTTCCGCTATTGTGTTAATGTTGAAAATCTATGTACAGCTAtagaagaaatttgacagattgaggtaggttgaCGTGCTGGCATCTGTACATGACGTGATTTGTTGTCAAGAGCAAGCAAGTGTATTAGTCTGAAGCGGGTTGCAGACGAAGAGCTAAGCTAGTTTAGCTTAGCTCGCATAGCTAACACAGCTTTTCATAATTCTGTACTTCGTTTCCATAGTTTGTGGTCTACACAGAAATATTGTAAACTGCGTCAGCTATGCGAACTAAGCTACACCAAATTAGCTTAGCTAATAAGATGTGCAGAATCGGCAGTAGAGTCTGACCTGTGCGTCTGGCCGCGCGCAGTCCGGCGGCGCGTCGCCGCCCGCGTCCGAGCTGTCGCTGCCCTGCGAGCGTCCGCGCGAAGGTTagttacacacacacacacacacacacacattacaCATAAATAGTTATTGCAAATAATATATATTGTTTTACAGGATGAAGTTTACGTGACTACAAAAATTCACATAACATGAATTCTGGAAGAAATAAAATTCAGCCTGTATAATAACATAACCAAATGAACTCTCATCAAATCATTgtataaattaacatttcatAAGATAAATAGAAAGCGGCATACACAACATAAACAATTGATACATAACGCGATAAGCATCGGTTCCCACGATGTGTCACAATCAGCTGAGTGACTGCATATGTCACATTATGTAGTCATTACTCTTATGTATTACGATACGATAACAATCATTATCATCTTAAGTCTTGACATTCAATACTGCGGCGACTATCAATATAGTGAGATTTGATAACTTATCCAGATCAACTGATTTTGAAGACGATTACATGACAGTTAGTTATACATCTCAGTGGGATTTTTCATTCAGCTGAACACTTAGATAAGACAAAACTCACACGTGGTTAAGACAAGAGTACAGAGAACATTAAATAATTAGTCACACGAAACTATAACGCAACATTAAATTAAGGCGAAAATCATTCAAAAAGAAATGTGAGTGACACCTACTCACTATGAAACACTAGTTTAAAGaggaaaataaagataaaacgtGTCTTCAAGTTTGTTATAAAACGTATTCCACGCTACTCGTGAAGTTTCTCGGCAAGGTATTCGGGAAAGTGGAgtcaatgataaaaaaatatagcgaGACAAAGTAAGCCGAAGTGCTTCTCCACACTCTCCTATTCCCTTAACCTTTGCCAAGATGGCGAGTAGTGTGGAGGAAGCAGTACTAGTGTCACTGTAGACACTAGGGTGCTTTGGACACGGGCACTGACCTCGTGCCTCGGGCAGCGCTAGTACTGTAGGACGTGTAGGTGTCCTGTAGACACTGTAGACAGTAGTACAGACTTACCTCATGCCTCGGGCGGCGCGAGTAGTGCGCGAACTGGTCGGGCGAGCGCTCGGGGCTGGACTCGCACGAGCGCTGCCGGTACCCGCCGTAGCTCTCCTGCTGCAACACCAAgcacattcatcatcatctcccgagcctcttCACAACTATGCCTGCCTAtctcacctcctcaacccagttcccagggcaatccaataccccttgattagactggtgtcagacttactggcttctgactacccgtaacgactgccaaagatgtttcaACTTTCCTGTCTCTAACGAAGCATATCAATCCTTGAATGTTATGTACAGGAGTAATTGGACTTCAGATTTATGTACTGTATGCtaactattgttttttctttattgtcttaacctgtagtctgtcactgtacttattaaataaataaataaataaataatgtccaatatgtaaataactatttgttCTATATCCGCGAACACAGGTCCATAGCTCAATACTTTTGTGCCACGTACAGAGCACGCATACGAACACCCACCTCGCGAAAGGGTGTACCCAAGACGGGTTTCATCCttctttagaatttatttgcCCTGTACATACCTAACCCTTTCGATCAATTTGGCAGCCCCGCATCGTATATGCATGACGAGACAATGCCAGGCCAGGAACTGTACTATTTCGGATCTATCAACATTTGAAGGATCTTTCCGGTAAATATAGGTATACATAAGTGATTGATTACCTATGAATTAAAAGGGAAAGGTCCTAGGCCTTTATGTCCAATATTGCAAATACAAGTGACCTTTCCAACGGGTATTGTTTTACCAGAGAACTGGATTGCGGAAGTTAAATtggattataaataaataaatcgtataCTGTTTAATATGTCAACTACAATATGTTATTAGACTTGACAAGAGCAAGAGCATCAAATCTATAAAGGGCGCTAGTAatgctgcaggattgttcgaaaaagttaccgcaaCCCTGGTAAATAAAAGACCTACGAAGGAACATAATGGGTTTTAGGCAgtgaaagtctgacactccctcaccgctgctaacccacagcgggaggagtcatttgatgaattTCCATCAGGAAAAAAGGGAATAATAATCTCACCTGCTGTGGGTATCCTTCATCATCGGAGTCCGGTATGTGTATGCCGCGCCGCATCGCCTCCTGCACctgcacacacacacgcacacgtCACGTACTGCACAGTATACACACACGGTAGCACACTCACATAGACGAGCGCTCACCTCGTCGGGCTGCACGGGCACGTTGTCCAGCTTCTCCAGGTTGGGCAGATTCCGTAGTACTGTCATCCTGTACCTGGAACACAACATGTAACGACTAACTACACTAACACAGATATGCCATGAGCTCCATGCCATGAGGATCCTTATAGAAAATGGCGTCCAAAGctgattttatattatttctcatataaggagatcagccagccgcTCAGGAgtcaggacatattataatgcaagcacatttgcttggaaacaggtgcactcactccttcactctcatagcctgatgggacggtaattcgacacgaccggaaagagaccACAAGCAGAACCGACATTAGCGTGCTCTTCGATTCACGGGTGTCTCAATCACCAATTTCTAGGCTACGGGGTGCTTAtggaaagtttctaaaacccccTAAGCGATTTCGTCCAGAGTCTGGTCTGGATTCCAGagtcgggaatcgaacccgatcgCGCGAGCGACCAGTAGGCTATTTAGATTATACGAATTACAGGAGTACTGACTGTGGGTGCGAGGTGCAGGGGTTCTCGTCGAGCCACAGGCTGGTGAGGTCGGGCAGGTGGCGCAGGTGCCGGATCTCGTGCAGGTCGCTGATCTCGTTCTTGCGCACGTACAGCTCGCGGAGCCGCCGGCAGCCCGCAAAGTCGCCCAGCGTGCGGATCTTGTTTATACTGGAATTGGGAGAAACGACATTATTGCATCTTCTTCTAATAACCTCATGGATGTCGGATGCTATCAGTATTATCAACAATCTTGCGAAATAACAAGCCCAAAAGGGCagaaagttttttaaatatttaacaatctCTGCTGCATATTTATTTGAGAAGTATGTACAACCAACAGAACACTGGTATGTAACTCAATCTCTCACAGAAGGCTCATTTCTCTCTGCAAGGCCGGCGAGCCGCAACCCGACACTGCCTTCCTGCGGGATCACAAACCTCAACCCTTCGCTCTAATCAGAAACCAGCCTTAACTAcaaactaataaaattgataatcCGTTGTAATTTAAATGTTGAAAGTGCAACGGCAGTGCGTTCATGATTGGTCAACGCGGCGATGGCGGCGCGTGATTGGGCAACGCTTGTCGCGGCACGCTCTGATTGGCTGCGTCCTTGCCGCGGCCGTGCTGCGGAAGTGTTTACATCGGCGGACAGGCGGACGCTGCTCATTGTGCATTGTTTCACACAATGAGGTGTTAACTGTTGCTTCGCATTTCACTAATCGTCGTGACCGTGAGAAGTGACTACGAGTGCTACTTTTCGTTAATGAACTATTGTTCTTCATGGTGTTTGTGATATGAATTTATTGGCTTGTAAACATCGGTAAAGTATAATGTCCCATACAAATTAGACTTTGCGAGTCTTTCCATCTCTTTCTTTTAATTTCTCCCTTTTTACCATCGAGTAAGATCTTTTCACCAAATCCTTGGTGCTTGGCTATAGCTATGTAATATTAAGGTATGTATGCGTAGTAGATACATTCGCCACGCGTGGTTGCCGCACGCACTGCTGTCTACTGCAGTATCAGTGTCACATCTCTCTGAGAAACTCTCGCATAACATACTTGTGTTGCATGTAGGCACCTACTTACCCTAGTAGGTACTCTACTACAGTTCATGCTAACAATTACTGCTTGAAGAAAACTGGCCAAAGGACCACCCGTAAGTACGCACGCAAGTACATGGCATGCTTGATGAGCAGCTTTAATTTCCGAGCATCGAAAAACTCCTCACGAAACTTGGAGCTCTTCACACAATTGCACTTATTGTTATCGACCGtgtatatgtatgtacgtaGTACTCAGTGATAAAATATGGAAATCAAATAAACGGTAAGTAAAGTAATCCGCAGAAAAAGCCGCTGTACGAAATCCTTTCCATAATGTATGAAAGGATCGCTACTTGGCGTAAACAAAAGCTCGCCATTAGCAATAAAAGTGTCAGCTGAGGGCGGCGCGCTGCCGGCAGTAACGAACAACCAGACAATATCGAAAACGACCAGACGGTCTATACATACATGTGTATGTACCACAGCAGATATCAGACGGGTCACGACCTCTCACAGGTGCAGGGAAAGGGAAACCATTAGCAGCTacacacaaattaattaaaatactgcaCCTTCGCCGATAGGTTAATACGAGCGAATAATTTCCGTCTAATGGAACAGAAATTGTTTAGTTCAATGCTCTCTTACATTGCGATACAAATTGTTTCTGGCGGACTGGGAAAAGGACAATATGCTCTTAGTGCTAAACTAAAAAGATGATCAAAGTAGTCTTTGTGAGCTTGAAGTAGTAGCACAAAAGCCTTTACTCGTACTAATCTTGTGAGCCGTTTTTCATTAAGCTGGACATGACAATGCGATTGTAGTGGTATAAGTTATAAAGGCAATTACTGGAGTGCAGACAGTCAGTAATAGGATAGCATCGCAACGTCCGGCAGACGGGTCACGACCCCGGCGGACGGGTCCACTGAGCACGAAGGATACAATATGGACACACAGAAGGACTAATATAACGTGCCTCAAATCATTCCATAAAagataatctatactaatattataaagctgaagagtttgtttgtttgaacgcgctaatctcaggaactattggtccgatttgaaaatttctttcagtgttagatagcccatttatcgatgaaggctataggctactttttatcccggtacgggaagtagttcccacgggatgcgggtgaaaccgctgttgAATAATAAAGCCCTCTATTCAGCCCACTAATGCTTTCATCATTATCTTTTGCGTGACAGTTCGAAAGTTACCGCTGATCTAACATAATAAGGAGCATACAAAGAGATGCGCGTAGTTTTTACACCCTAATGCAttgtcatctatttatttatgtggTCCTCTTCTACACAGTAGGCCAGTGTTCAGGGAGCTGGTCTCAATACCCTGTCGCTCATCTATCTATACATCACTTCGTCTTTCTATGTGTTCGTAACCACCAAATTAATGTGAGTCTGATTCTATTTCAGTATATAGTGGTCCTTCTGTAGTCCCTGCAGTATGAGCAGTAGTAAAGTTATTGGATTACCTACAGTTTGCTCAAGAAATTAGTTTACTTAGAGTCATATTGTTGATGGATCTGCGGGCGCATCTGTATATAATAGCTGTATAGTGCACAGGTGCGGGAGAGGATACCGTTCCAACTTTCAGTCTTAAACTACTCTGGTTGTAGCAAAGGGACATTGAAAGAGCTTTTAGTTTGAAACGAcgagcttttatttaacttgaatCTTTCTGTGACAATATTTTCTATTCCTCGACCTGATTCGTTTACCTTTGAAATATCTTCTGCAATTTGTATGAAAAGTAAGTTTATTATGCCGTGGTATCATAGGAAGACCAAACCTGACTTTTGGAAGCAGCCATGTAAGCTCTTCTAATCAACTAATTAATCGTTCTGTAACGTTTGATGTATTACATTGTCAACCAGTGCGTGCGAATTGACGAGTGTCAGTGTTAGCTCGTAAGCTACGACTGATTGGGCGGCTGACGCTAATCACCGCATTACCCAGCACTTTCCCGCCAAGCTGTCCGCTGTCCAGTCTAGACGAATCAACGTCATCTTCAGTGACTGATTAACGACTGCCGGAGCCTCGATCGTTGCACTCCATTCCGTAGAAGGAATTGTTTGCAACATTATACAACTCCTTTTAAGGCCCAGACAAGTTCTTTTGTTTGGTGAAACAGTTGAATCGATTGAGCCATATGCTATGGTggtcatcatctcccaagcctttcccaactctgttggggtcggcttccagtcataCGGGCCATATGGTCTAGAAATGGTCTTCGTGACGGTTTCTTTAATTCATAAGAGTACGGGAAGAAGTTGAATGAACAACAGACATGACCAATAGCTCAAACATTAACATGCACAAGTCAAACAGTCTAGCATGGTGCCGTGTCTGCGGGCGCGGCGTGTGGCGAATCAATCACGTTACCGCGATTTGCGTGACCGACACATCACGATGCAAGTCGAC encodes:
- the LOC124643229 gene encoding cilia- and flagella-associated protein 410 isoform X2; protein product: MARLTEEMVIARSKQSDLSAIKKLNCWGAELGDVSLLRRMPNVEVLALSINKIRTLGDFAGCRRLRELYVRKNEISDLHEIRHLRHLPDLTSLWLDENPCTSHPQYRMTVLRNLPNLEKLDNVPVQPDEVQEAMRRGIHIPDSDDEGYPQQESYGGYRQRSCESSPERSPDQFAHYSRRPRHEGSDSSDAGGDAPPDCARPDAQCPRSPPRRAPPAASPDADERYDHPAMTRSHIEARSPDAGSLRHSLSAQSVKEYSYSSNGECRYPAASGVASPPCPEPYYERPDRWACRSESLTQPSTAREWEYPSAVMAEHRGFTRRPVARNSNLLSAVLCLVKELDYPSLEVAEMAVRCRMDELANSQ
- the LOC124643229 gene encoding uncharacterized protein LOC124643229 isoform X6, producing the protein MARLTEEMVIARSKQSDLSAIKKLNCWGAELGDVSLLRRMPNVEVLALSINKIRTLGDFAGCRRLRELYVRKNEISDLHEIRHLRHLPDLTSLWLDENPCTSHPQYRMTVLRNLPNLEKLDNVPVQPDEVQEAMRRGIHIPDSDDEGYPQQESYGGYRQRSCESSPERSPDQFAHYSRRPRHECPRSPPRRAPPAASPDADERYDHPAMTRSHIEARSPDAGSLRHSLSAQSVKEYSYSSNGECRYPAASGVASPPCPEPYYERPDRWACRSESLTQPSTAREWEYPSAVMAEHRGFTRRPVARNSNLLSAVLCLVKELDYPSLEVAEMAVRCRMDELANSQ
- the LOC124643229 gene encoding cilia- and flagella-associated protein 410 isoform X1, translating into MARLTEEMVIARSKQSDLSAIKKLNCWGAELGDVSLLRRMPNVEVLALSINKIRTLGDFAGCRRLRELYVRKNEISDLHEIRHLRHLPDLTSLWLDENPCTSHPQYRMTVLRNLPNLEKLDNVPVQPDEVQEAMRRGIHIPDSDDEGYPQQQESYGGYRQRSCESSPERSPDQFAHYSRRPRHEGSDSSDAGGDAPPDCARPDAQCPRSPPRRAPPAASPDADERYDHPAMTRSHIEARSPDAGSLRHSLSAQSVKEYSYSSNGECRYPAASGVASPPCPEPYYERPDRWACRSESLTQPSTAREWEYPSAVMAEHRGFTRRPVARNSNLLSAVLCLVKELDYPSLEVAEMAVRCRMDELANSQ
- the LOC124643229 gene encoding uncharacterized protein LOC124643229 isoform X5, with the translated sequence MARLTEEMVIARSKQSDLSAIKKLNCWGAELGDVSLLRRMPNVEVLALSINKIRTLGDFAGCRRLRELYVRKNEISDLHEIRHLRHLPDLTSLWLDENPCTSHPQYRMTVLRNLPNLEKLDNVPVQPDEVQEAMRRGIHIPDSDDEGYPQQQESYGGYRQRSCESSPERSPDQFAHYSRRPRHECPRSPPRRAPPAASPDADERYDHPAMTRSHIEARSPDAGSLRHSLSAQSVKEYSYSSNGECRYPAASGVASPPCPEPYYERPDRWACRSESLTQPSTAREWEYPSAVMAEHRGFTRRPVARNSNLLSAVLCLVKELDYPSLEVAEMAVRCRMDELANSQ
- the LOC124643229 gene encoding cilia- and flagella-associated protein 410 isoform X9; amino-acid sequence: MARLTEEMVIARSKQSDLSAIKKLNCWGAELGDVSLLRRMPNVEVLALSINKIRTLGDFAGCRRLRELYVRKNEISDLHEIRHLRHLPDLTSLWLDENPCTSHPQYRMTVLRNLPNLEKLDNVPVQPDEVQEAMRRGIHIPDSDDEGYPQQQESYGGYRQRSCESSPERSPDQFAHYSRRPRHECPRSPPRRAPPAASPDADERYDHPAMTRSHIEEYSYSSNGECRYPAASGVASPPCPEPYYERPDRSESLTQPSTAREWEYPSAVMAEHRGFTRRPVARNSNLLSAVLCLVKELDYPSLEVAEMAVRCRMDELANSQ
- the LOC124643229 gene encoding cilia- and flagella-associated protein 410 isoform X4, translating into MARLTEEMVIARSKQSDLSAIKKLNCWGAELGDVSLLRRMPNVEVLALSINKIRTLGDFAGCRRLRELYVRKNEISDLHEIRHLRHLPDLTSLWLDENPCTSHPQYRMTVLRNLPNLEKLDNVPVQPDEVQEAMRRGIHIPDSDDEGYPQQQESYGGYRQRSCESSPERSPDQFAHYSRRPRHEGSDSSDAGGDAPPDCARPDAQCPRSPPRRAPPAASPDADERYDHPAMTRSHIEEYSYSSNGECRYPAASGVASPPCPEPYYERPDRWACRSESLTQPSTAREWEYPSAVMAEHRGFTRRPVARNSNLLSAVLCLVKELDYPSLEVAEMAVRCRMDELANSQ
- the LOC124643229 gene encoding cilia- and flagella-associated protein 410 isoform X7 yields the protein MARLTEEMVIARSKQSDLSAIKKLNCWGAELGDVSLLRRMPNVEVLALSINKIRTLGDFAGCRRLRELYVRKNEISDLHEIRHLRHLPDLTSLWLDENPCTSHPQYRMTVLRNLPNLEKLDNVPVQPDEVQEAMRRGIHIPDSDDEGYPQQQESYGGYRQRSCESSPERSPDQFAHYSRRPRHEGSDSSDAGGDAPPDCARPDAQCPRSPPRRAPPAASPDADERYDHPAMTRSHIEEYSYSSNGECRYPAASGVASPPCPEPYYERPDRSESLTQPSTAREWEYPSAVMAEHRGFTRRPVARNSNLLSAVLCLVKELDYPSLEVAEMAVRCRMDELANSQ
- the LOC124643229 gene encoding cilia- and flagella-associated protein 410 isoform X3 — translated: MARLTEEMVIARSKQSDLSAIKKLNCWGAELGDVSLLRRMPNVEVLALSINKIRTLGDFAGCRRLRELYVRKNEISDLHEIRHLRHLPDLTSLWLDENPCTSHPQYRMTVLRNLPNLEKLDNVPVQPDEVQEAMRRGIHIPDSDDEGYPQQQESYGGYRQRSCESSPERSPDQFAHYSRRPRHEGSDSSDAGGDAPPDCARPDAQCPRSPPRRAPPAASPDADERYDHPAMTRSHIEARSPDAGSLRHSLSAQSVKEYSYSSNGECRYPAASGVASPPCPEPYYERPDRSESLTQPSTAREWEYPSAVMAEHRGFTRRPVARNSNLLSAVLCLVKELDYPSLEVAEMAVRCRMDELANSQ
- the LOC124643229 gene encoding uncharacterized protein LOC124643229 isoform X8; amino-acid sequence: MARLTEEMVIARSKQSDLSAIKKLNCWGAELGDVSLLRRMPNVEVLALSINKIRTLGDFAGCRRLRELYVRKNEISDLHEIRHLRHLPDLTSLWLDENPCTSHPQYRMTVLRNLPNLEKLDNVPVQPDEVQEAMRRGIHIPDSDDEGYPQQQESYGGYRQRSCESSPERSPDQFAHYSRRPRHECPRSPPRRAPPAASPDADERYDHPAMTRSHIEEYSYSSNGECRYPAASGVASPPCPEPYYERPDRWACRSESLTQPSTAREWEYPSAVMAEHRGFTRRPVARNSNLLSAVLCLVKELDYPSLEVAEMAVRCRMDELANSQ